A window of the Lysinibacillus irui genome harbors these coding sequences:
- a CDS encoding peptidase U32 family protein, translating to MKKPELLVTPQSVEHLKALLDAGADAFVIGEQQFGLRLAGEFSVAEVEEATKLIHAAGKKVYVAVNALFHNEKLDALADYLKEMQRIGVDRLIYGDPAVLIIRREQGVTIPLHWNPETTATNWFTANYWGKRGATRAVLARELSLDEVLEIKENAEVEIEVQVHGMTCMFQSKRPLLGHYFLYQDKVMAIENRQENRNMFLHDDERNNKYPIYEDVNGTHIFSPNDMCIIDELGELFEGGIDALKIEGVLQTADYVVTVTEAYRQAIDAYFDESEEAYEEIKDTLLAKIEDIQPAIRPLDTGFIFKETVY from the coding sequence ATGAAAAAACCGGAATTGCTTGTGACACCACAATCAGTAGAACATTTAAAAGCACTATTAGATGCTGGAGCAGATGCTTTTGTTATTGGTGAACAACAATTTGGTCTACGTCTAGCAGGGGAGTTCTCTGTTGCTGAAGTGGAAGAAGCAACGAAGCTTATTCACGCAGCAGGTAAAAAGGTTTATGTTGCGGTCAATGCACTATTCCATAATGAGAAACTAGACGCACTTGCTGACTATTTAAAAGAAATGCAACGTATCGGAGTGGATCGTTTAATTTACGGGGATCCAGCGGTATTAATTATTCGTCGTGAGCAGGGCGTTACAATTCCATTACATTGGAACCCAGAGACAACTGCTACAAACTGGTTTACAGCGAACTATTGGGGAAAACGTGGTGCAACTCGTGCCGTGTTAGCACGTGAGCTTTCTCTTGATGAAGTATTAGAAATTAAAGAAAATGCCGAGGTGGAAATTGAGGTACAAGTACATGGTATGACTTGTATGTTCCAATCTAAACGTCCTTTACTTGGTCATTATTTCTTATACCAAGATAAAGTAATGGCTATTGAAAATCGTCAAGAAAATCGCAATATGTTCCTACATGATGATGAGCGAAATAATAAATATCCAATTTACGAAGATGTGAATGGAACACATATTTTCAGTCCAAATGATATGTGTATTATTGATGAGCTGGGCGAATTATTTGAAGGTGGCATTGATGCTCTGAAAATTGAAGGTGTTCTACAAACGGCTGACTATGTCGTAACGGTAACAGAAGCCTATCGTCAAGCTATTGATGCGTATTTTGATGAATCCGAAGAAGCGTATGAAGAGATAAAAGATACTTTATTAGCAAAAATTGAAGATATTCAACCAGCCATTAGACCATTAGATACAGGCTTTATCTTCAAGGAAACAGTTTACTAG
- a CDS encoding O-methyltransferase, whose amino-acid sequence MELSDAYIQSFIQPRNELLLEMEAYAEENHVPIMQLAGIDALNQLLRIQNPSKILEIGTAIGYSAIRMAEALPDVHIVTIERDVERVTRAKAYIERSTVSQRITVIEGDALEVDDEAIHTTFDAVFIDAAKGQYQRFFEKYAPLVKSGGVLYIDNMYMHGLSDLDLKDVPRRKRTMIRNLKNFTDWIMKHPDYTSAFLPVGDGLLLCLKR is encoded by the coding sequence ATGGAATTATCAGATGCATATATACAATCATTTATACAGCCACGTAATGAATTGCTTTTAGAAATGGAAGCATATGCGGAGGAGAATCATGTACCGATAATGCAACTAGCAGGGATTGATGCATTAAATCAACTGTTACGTATTCAAAATCCGTCAAAAATTTTAGAGATTGGCACGGCAATTGGTTATTCTGCTATTCGAATGGCGGAGGCCTTGCCTGACGTCCATATTGTTACAATTGAACGTGATGTAGAGCGTGTAACAAGGGCGAAAGCCTATATTGAACGTTCAACCGTATCACAACGAATTACGGTCATTGAAGGTGATGCTTTAGAGGTGGACGATGAGGCCATTCACACGACATTCGATGCTGTTTTTATCGATGCCGCAAAGGGACAATACCAACGCTTTTTTGAAAAATATGCCCCTTTAGTAAAATCAGGTGGAGTTTTGTATATCGATAATATGTACATGCATGGGTTGTCTGATTTAGATTTGAAGGATGTTCCACGTCGTAAGCGGACAATGATTCGCAATTTAAAAAACTTCACAGATTGGATCATGAAGCACCCGGATTATACAAGTGCTTTTTTACCAGTCGGTGACGGTTTATTACTATGCTTGAAGAGGTGA
- the mltG gene encoding endolytic transglycosylase MltG, translating into MDNGSKKQEMFSKMQERKSEVKVVRKIVAIIAVVFVLIIGVVGLFGYNYVKGALKPLDPNATKTIAVEVPIGSSLTSISTLLEKKGVIKDARVFKYYAKFKNESQFQAGNYDLTQSMTFDELIESLKTGKVYRKPVFTMTVPEGLTLEQIGKVIEKKTPYTQKEFMDLVTSDEFVQQMMANYPELVTDAVLADNIRYDLEGYLYPATYSYFEEKPSLQAIVEEMIAATNNVVKNYHDVLAEKQMSVHQLLTFASLLEEEATAQTDRETIASVFYNRINEGMPLQTDPTVLYALGDHKDRVLFEDLEVDNAYNTYKNKGLPPGPIAGAGKTSIEATLNPSQTDYFYFLADKEGVNHFSKTYDEHLQKIAKYLQKEE; encoded by the coding sequence GTGGATAACGGTTCTAAAAAACAAGAAATGTTTTCAAAAATGCAAGAAAGAAAATCTGAGGTAAAAGTTGTGAGAAAAATCGTTGCAATTATTGCCGTTGTTTTCGTGCTAATAATAGGTGTAGTTGGATTATTTGGGTACAACTATGTAAAGGGTGCATTAAAACCACTTGATCCTAATGCAACAAAAACAATAGCAGTAGAAGTACCAATAGGTTCGAGTTTAACCTCCATTTCTACATTACTAGAGAAAAAAGGTGTCATTAAAGATGCACGTGTTTTTAAATACTATGCTAAATTTAAAAATGAATCTCAATTCCAGGCAGGAAATTATGATTTAACACAGTCAATGACATTTGATGAACTCATTGAAAGCTTGAAAACAGGGAAAGTATATCGTAAGCCAGTCTTTACGATGACTGTTCCGGAAGGCTTAACACTTGAGCAAATTGGTAAGGTAATTGAAAAGAAAACACCATACACACAAAAAGAATTTATGGATCTTGTGACAAGTGACGAATTTGTGCAACAAATGATGGCAAACTATCCTGAGCTTGTAACAGATGCTGTGTTAGCAGATAACATTCGCTATGACTTAGAGGGCTATTTATACCCAGCGACCTATTCTTACTTTGAAGAAAAACCATCTTTACAAGCAATCGTAGAAGAGATGATAGCAGCCACAAATAATGTGGTTAAGAACTATCATGATGTTTTAGCAGAAAAACAAATGTCAGTTCATCAACTATTAACGTTTGCTTCATTATTGGAGGAGGAAGCTACTGCTCAAACAGATCGAGAGACAATAGCAAGCGTCTTCTATAATCGTATTAACGAAGGAATGCCTTTACAAACAGACCCAACTGTTTTATATGCACTTGGAGATCATAAAGATCGTGTTCTATTTGAGGACTTAGAAGTCGATAATGCCTATAATACTTACAAAAATAAAGGCCTACCACCTGGACCAATAGCTGGTGCTGGTAAGACTTCGATTGAGGCTACCTTGAACCCAAGTCAAACAGATTATTTCTATTTCTTAGCAGATAAAGAGGGTGTCAACCACTTCTCGAAAACATATGATGAACATTTACAGAAAATAGCAAAATATTTACAAAAAGAAGAGTAA
- a CDS encoding DUF1292 domain-containing protein, which yields MNEETQEFMIIGKDGKEQRCHVVFTFDAEDKSYVLFSILDESGQEIPGDLSAMTFDYDDNSGEMINLQPVETDAEWEMINEVVLTLLDEFEEDEPQLITVTEEDGTDHVCEVIHTFSSEQFGKSYVLYVQATDEPIDERDIFAAQYIAGNDGQIEELLPIETDEEWEFVEEVLNTL from the coding sequence ATGAATGAAGAAACGCAAGAATTTATGATAATCGGAAAAGATGGGAAGGAACAACGCTGCCATGTGGTCTTTACATTTGATGCAGAAGACAAGTCCTATGTGTTATTTTCAATTTTAGATGAGAGTGGTCAAGAAATCCCAGGTGATCTTTCAGCGATGACATTTGATTATGATGACAATAGTGGTGAGATGATAAATTTACAACCTGTTGAAACAGATGCGGAGTGGGAAATGATTAATGAAGTGGTGTTAACACTTCTTGATGAGTTTGAGGAAGATGAACCACAACTTATTACGGTGACAGAGGAAGACGGGACAGATCATGTTTGTGAGGTAATTCATACGTTTTCATCTGAACAATTTGGCAAATCGTATGTTTTATATGTTCAAGCGACGGATGAACCTATTGACGAACGAGATATATTTGCTGCACAATATATTGCTGGAAACGATGGACAAATTGAAGAATTGTTGCCGATTGAGACGGATGAAGAGTGGGAATTTGTTGAGGAAGTATTAAATACTTTATAG
- a CDS encoding DUF1292 domain-containing protein — protein sequence MAQEHNHEEELHVQHITVIDENGNEQLCEVIHVHESPEFGKSYVFYSMVGAEEDEDGSVEIFVSSFVPSENGEDGELTPIETEAEWDMVEDVLNALEDEYED from the coding sequence ATGGCACAAGAGCATAACCATGAAGAAGAATTACACGTTCAACACATTACAGTGATTGACGAGAACGGAAATGAGCAGCTTTGTGAAGTGATTCACGTTCATGAATCTCCAGAGTTTGGGAAATCATACGTATTTTACTCAATGGTAGGCGCAGAAGAAGATGAAGATGGTTCAGTTGAAATTTTCGTATCTTCATTCGTACCTTCTGAAAATGGTGAAGATGGTGAATTAACACCAATCGAAACTGAAGCAGAGTGGGATATGGTAGAGGACGTTTTAAACGCTTTAGAGGATGAATACGAAGACTAA
- the ruvX gene encoding Holliday junction resolvase RuvX → MRIMGLDVGSKTVGVAVSDALGWTAQGIETVKIDEANGEFGIERIAELVKEYTITEFVVGFPKNMNNTVGPRGEASENYKKLLEEHFSLPVKLWDERLTTMAAERMLIEADVSRKKRKQVIDKMAAVMILQGYLDSKN, encoded by the coding sequence ATGAGAATTATGGGATTAGACGTTGGGTCAAAAACCGTAGGCGTTGCTGTAAGTGATGCACTCGGTTGGACCGCCCAAGGTATTGAAACCGTAAAAATTGATGAAGCGAATGGTGAGTTCGGCATTGAACGTATCGCCGAGCTAGTAAAGGAATACACTATAACAGAATTTGTTGTAGGTTTTCCGAAAAACATGAATAATACGGTTGGACCGCGTGGAGAGGCTTCTGAGAACTATAAAAAGCTATTAGAAGAACATTTCTCACTACCGGTCAAATTATGGGATGAACGTCTAACAACGATGGCTGCTGAACGTATGTTAATCGAGGCGGACGTGAGTCGCAAAAAGCGTAAGCAGGTCATTGATAAAATGGCAGCAGTGATGATTTTACAAGGCTACTTAGATAGCAAAAATTAA
- a CDS encoding IreB family regulatory phosphoprotein: MSSFDQTMKFNFPEESMEQEVKQVMLKVHSSLEEKGYNPINQIVGYLLSGDPAYIPRHQDARNLIRKLERDEILEELVKFYIKKNNED; this comes from the coding sequence ATGAGTTCATTTGATCAAACGATGAAATTTAATTTTCCAGAAGAATCAATGGAACAGGAAGTCAAGCAGGTAATGTTGAAAGTACATTCTTCATTAGAGGAAAAGGGATATAATCCTATCAATCAGATTGTTGGTTACTTACTTTCTGGTGATCCGGCGTATATTCCTCGCCATCAGGATGCTCGTAATTTAATTCGCAAGCTTGAGCGTGACGAAATTCTAGAAGAGCTTGTTAAATTTTATATCAAAAAGAATAACGAGGACTAG
- the alaS gene encoding alanine--tRNA ligase, translating to MKAVDIRRMYLEFFKEKGHHHEPSAPLVPINDPSLLWINSGVATLKPYFDGRVIPENPRITNAQKSIRTNDIENVGKTARHHTFFEMLGNFSIGDYFKKEAIHYAWEFLTDKKWMGFDPELLSITIHPEDQEAYDVWHHEIGIPEERLIRLEGNFWDIGEGPSGPNSEIFYDRGVEYGSDENDPEMYPGGENERYLEIWNLVFSQFNHNPDGTYTPLPKQNIDTGMGLERIVSVVQNVPTNFDTDLFMPIIEKIEEFANRQYKRPSEVDLNEIFGSEEDINTPFKVIADHIRTVAFAIGDGALPSNEGRGYVLRRLLRRAVRYAKQIGIEKPFMFELVPTVGKIMEDFYPEVTEKCEFIQRVIKNEELRFHETLDGGLAIFNEVVESQKAAGHDYIPGADAFRLYDTYGFPIELTEEYAEEVGMKVDHDGFEAAMEEQRERARAARQDVDSMQVQNEVLANLTVASEFVGYDTLTANTEIAAMIVNGQVAKVASEGQEALVILAKTPFYAEMGGQIADSGTISNDSFTAVVKDVQKAPNGQPLHTVVVESGEMHVEDAVQAVVNRDDRNLIIKNHTATHIMQRALKDVLGDHVNQAGSYVGPDRLRFDFSHFGQVTKEELQQIERIVNEKVWDDIEVIIEEKAIDEAKAMGAMALFGEKYGDVVRVVSIGDYSIELCGGIHVKRSSEIGFFKIVSEGGIGAGTRRIEAVTGKVAYEAVKEEEALLNEAAALLKANPKDIVTKVQALQADYKELQRENEALSQKIANAQAGAIVDAAQTIGDVTVLSTKVEAKDNNQLRQMMDDLKAKMPKAVIVLGAVDGEKVMLCAGVSKELVGGNYHAGNIVKMVAEACGGKGGGRPDMAMAGAKDASKLDEALLSVYDYVKSI from the coding sequence ATGAAAGCAGTAGATATTCGCCGAATGTATTTGGAATTTTTTAAAGAAAAGGGGCATCATCATGAGCCATCAGCACCTCTTGTGCCAATAAATGATCCATCATTACTTTGGATTAACTCTGGTGTTGCGACACTTAAACCGTATTTTGATGGTCGTGTCATTCCTGAAAATCCACGTATTACAAACGCACAAAAATCAATTCGTACAAACGATATTGAGAATGTTGGGAAAACGGCTCGTCATCATACGTTCTTTGAAATGCTTGGAAACTTCTCTATTGGTGACTACTTCAAAAAAGAGGCTATTCATTATGCATGGGAGTTTTTAACAGATAAGAAGTGGATGGGCTTTGATCCAGAATTATTATCGATTACAATTCACCCTGAAGATCAAGAAGCTTATGATGTGTGGCATCATGAAATTGGTATTCCAGAAGAACGTTTAATTCGTTTAGAAGGGAACTTCTGGGATATCGGAGAAGGTCCATCTGGTCCGAACTCAGAGATTTTTTATGATCGTGGCGTAGAATACGGCTCAGATGAAAATGACCCTGAGATGTACCCAGGTGGGGAGAATGAACGTTATCTTGAAATTTGGAACCTTGTGTTTTCTCAATTTAACCATAATCCTGATGGCACTTACACGCCACTACCAAAACAAAATATTGATACAGGTATGGGCTTAGAGCGTATTGTATCCGTTGTTCAAAATGTACCAACGAACTTTGATACAGATTTATTTATGCCAATTATTGAAAAAATCGAGGAATTTGCTAACCGTCAATATAAACGTCCGTCCGAAGTAGATTTAAATGAAATTTTCGGCTCAGAGGAAGATATTAATACACCGTTTAAAGTGATTGCAGACCATATTCGTACAGTAGCATTCGCAATTGGTGATGGAGCACTTCCTTCAAACGAAGGCCGTGGCTATGTACTTCGTCGCTTATTACGTCGTGCTGTTCGTTATGCAAAACAAATTGGTATTGAAAAACCATTTATGTTTGAATTAGTGCCAACTGTGGGTAAAATTATGGAAGACTTCTATCCAGAGGTAACGGAAAAATGTGAATTTATTCAACGCGTTATTAAAAATGAAGAACTTCGTTTCCATGAAACATTAGATGGAGGTCTTGCTATCTTTAATGAAGTAGTTGAATCACAAAAAGCAGCAGGCCATGATTATATTCCAGGTGCAGATGCTTTCCGTTTATATGATACTTATGGCTTCCCTATCGAATTAACAGAGGAATACGCAGAGGAAGTAGGCATGAAAGTTGATCATGATGGCTTCGAGGCGGCGATGGAAGAGCAACGTGAGCGCGCTCGTGCAGCACGTCAAGATGTTGATTCCATGCAAGTACAAAATGAGGTATTAGCAAACTTAACAGTTGCAAGTGAATTTGTTGGCTATGATACGTTAACAGCTAATACTGAAATTGCTGCAATGATCGTCAATGGCCAAGTTGCCAAAGTAGCTTCAGAAGGTCAAGAAGCATTAGTCATTTTAGCTAAAACACCTTTCTACGCTGAAATGGGCGGTCAAATTGCCGACAGCGGTACAATTTCAAATGATAGCTTTACTGCTGTAGTAAAAGATGTTCAAAAAGCACCAAATGGGCAACCACTTCATACTGTAGTAGTTGAATCTGGTGAAATGCATGTAGAAGATGCAGTGCAAGCAGTAGTAAATCGTGATGACCGTAATTTAATTATTAAAAACCATACAGCAACACATATTATGCAACGTGCATTAAAAGATGTGTTAGGCGACCATGTTAACCAAGCTGGTTCTTATGTAGGTCCTGACCGTTTACGTTTTGACTTCTCACACTTTGGTCAAGTCACAAAAGAAGAGTTACAACAAATCGAACGTATTGTAAATGAAAAAGTGTGGGATGATATAGAGGTCATTATTGAAGAAAAAGCTATAGATGAAGCGAAAGCAATGGGTGCAATGGCATTGTTCGGTGAAAAATATGGTGATGTTGTTCGTGTAGTTTCAATCGGGGATTATTCTATTGAGCTATGTGGTGGTATTCATGTAAAACGTTCTTCTGAAATCGGCTTCTTCAAAATTGTTTCAGAAGGTGGTATTGGTGCAGGGACTCGCCGTATTGAAGCTGTTACAGGTAAAGTTGCTTATGAAGCGGTTAAAGAAGAAGAGGCTCTTTTAAATGAAGCAGCTGCATTATTAAAAGCAAACCCTAAAGATATCGTAACGAAAGTTCAGGCATTACAAGCTGACTATAAAGAATTACAACGTGAAAATGAAGCTTTATCGCAAAAAATCGCTAATGCTCAAGCAGGAGCTATTGTTGATGCAGCACAGACAATTGGAGATGTGACGGTTCTATCTACAAAAGTAGAAGCGAAGGATAACAATCAACTGCGTCAAATGATGGATGACCTGAAAGCGAAAATGCCAAAAGCAGTTATCGTACTTGGCGCTGTTGATGGCGAAAAAGTAATGCTATGTGCAGGTGTTTCCAAAGAATTAGTTGGTGGCAATTACCATGCAGGGAATATTGTGAAAATGGTCGCAGAAGCATGTGGTGGTAAAGGTGGCGGTCGTCCAGATATGGCGATGGCAGGTGCAAAAGATGCTTCAAAACTTGATGAAGCACTACTTTCTGTGTATGATTATGTTAAATCCATTTAA
- a CDS encoding magnesium transporter CorA family protein, which produces MIKIHYYESNSKTVQHDFNMLDIQLPIPNGDLLWVDLYAYRYNELNNIADVFGFHPLAVEDCLHEGSRPKMDNYGDYKFFVFHAPIYNEKSNNEITTVELNIFMGPNYVVTVHKQKLQWLGHMEKVCFNSSTYMEKGTDFLLHTIIDGITDEYFPVLERIRARIDELEEEIYDYQPKVVTEEFLALKRNIILIRQAIMPQRRIFSTMNGQWKFDIQEDNIPFYKDLNDHLERLVDSTETYRDLVNSTLDTYFSIISGKSIEKLNLLTVISTIMLPLSVITSFFGMNVPLPYQDSPITTITISAFLVLFTWGMWVYFKKMIA; this is translated from the coding sequence ATGATTAAAATTCACTATTATGAAAGCAATAGTAAGACAGTGCAACATGATTTCAATATGCTTGATATACAACTTCCTATTCCTAACGGAGATTTATTATGGGTGGATTTATATGCTTATCGATATAATGAATTAAATAATATAGCAGATGTCTTTGGCTTTCATCCACTAGCAGTGGAAGATTGCTTACATGAAGGATCACGTCCTAAAATGGATAACTATGGTGATTATAAATTTTTTGTTTTCCATGCGCCTATCTACAATGAAAAAAGTAACAATGAAATTACAACTGTTGAGTTAAATATTTTTATGGGGCCAAATTATGTAGTCACTGTTCATAAACAGAAATTACAATGGCTTGGTCATATGGAAAAGGTTTGCTTCAATAGTTCAACGTATATGGAAAAAGGCACTGATTTTTTACTGCATACGATTATTGATGGAATTACAGATGAGTATTTTCCGGTATTAGAGCGCATCCGAGCACGCATTGATGAACTGGAAGAGGAAATTTATGATTATCAACCAAAAGTCGTTACCGAGGAATTTCTTGCGCTGAAGCGGAACATTATTTTAATTCGCCAAGCTATTATGCCGCAAAGAAGAATTTTTTCAACTATGAATGGTCAATGGAAATTTGACATTCAAGAAGATAATATTCCATTCTATAAAGATTTAAATGACCATTTAGAACGTCTTGTTGATTCTACGGAGACCTATCGTGATTTAGTCAACAGTACGCTAGATACGTATTTTTCAATTATTAGTGGGAAATCTATTGAAAAACTAAACTTATTAACTGTAATCTCGACGATTATGTTACCACTTTCTGTGATTACTAGCTTTTTTGGTATGAATGTACCTTTACCTTATCAAGACTCGCCGATTACAACAATTACGATCAGTGCCTTCTTAGTGTTATTTACATGGGGCATGTGGGTCTACTTCAAAAAAATGATTGCATAG
- the hpaB gene encoding 4-hydroxyphenylacetate 3-monooxygenase, oxygenase component: MAIMTGQQYIERIDALKTYISIDGEVVTGKVSEHPAFKGVMQSQAKLFDLQHQRALLEKMTYESPTSKERVGMSFLQVLTPEDLVKRRQAAREWALASNGFLGRSPDYMNTTLMALASASDFLKDKPNCFPEHLLKFYEYARENDITMTHTFIEPQVNRQRYYHENEDITIAAKITEKTSEGLVIKGARLLATQGGITDELLVLSTNGYDEGKGFGFSIPSNTKGLKFLCRQSFVGGHSTFDHPLSARFEEMDAIVVFDDVVVPWDRVFYYENVDVANQFMNVSGFQAYGLHQVLSRQIAKTEFILGVIQSIVDTINIGEYQHVHQKVVDVIVALETMKALQLKSEIEAQRDLFGFIRPDLSTLQVAIQIFPKVYPTFTDIVQLLGASGLMSIPSAKAFATDDGDLDHYLQSIRDTGEERVKKFRLAWDLTMSSFGTRQTLYERFFFGDPVRLTSLLYQSYHREYFVQRVEDFLKSD; the protein is encoded by the coding sequence ATGGCAATAATGACAGGGCAGCAGTATATTGAGCGCATTGATGCTTTGAAAACGTATATTTCGATTGATGGAGAAGTTGTGACAGGAAAGGTGTCAGAACATCCTGCCTTTAAAGGGGTTATGCAAAGTCAAGCGAAACTTTTTGATCTACAACATCAAAGGGCACTTCTTGAAAAAATGACATACGAATCGCCAACTAGTAAAGAGAGAGTCGGCATGTCATTTCTTCAGGTTTTGACCCCAGAAGATCTTGTGAAAAGACGCCAAGCTGCAAGGGAATGGGCCTTAGCATCTAACGGTTTTTTAGGAAGAAGTCCTGATTATATGAATACGACGTTAATGGCCCTAGCTTCTGCATCAGATTTTTTAAAAGATAAACCAAACTGTTTTCCTGAGCATTTACTAAAGTTTTATGAGTATGCTCGTGAAAATGATATAACGATGACACATACCTTTATCGAACCACAAGTGAATCGTCAGCGCTACTACCATGAAAATGAAGATATTACGATTGCGGCAAAAATTACCGAGAAGACAAGTGAAGGTTTAGTCATTAAAGGGGCAAGATTATTAGCAACACAGGGTGGTATAACAGATGAATTGCTCGTTTTATCTACAAATGGCTATGATGAAGGAAAAGGTTTCGGCTTTTCTATACCGAGTAATACGAAGGGCTTAAAGTTTTTATGTCGACAATCTTTTGTAGGCGGACATTCTACTTTTGATCACCCTTTGAGTGCTCGTTTTGAAGAAATGGATGCGATCGTTGTATTTGATGATGTAGTTGTCCCATGGGATCGTGTTTTTTACTATGAAAATGTCGACGTTGCTAATCAATTTATGAATGTGAGTGGATTCCAGGCCTATGGCTTGCATCAAGTACTGTCTCGTCAAATTGCCAAGACGGAGTTTATCCTAGGGGTCATACAATCAATTGTGGATACAATTAATATTGGAGAATACCAACATGTACATCAAAAAGTGGTGGATGTCATTGTGGCTTTAGAAACGATGAAAGCATTACAATTAAAATCAGAAATAGAGGCACAGAGAGATTTGTTTGGCTTTATACGACCTGACCTATCCACGCTACAGGTCGCGATTCAAATTTTCCCGAAAGTGTATCCAACCTTCACAGATATTGTCCAGCTACTTGGGGCAAGCGGTTTAATGTCTATACCAAGTGCAAAAGCATTTGCAACAGATGACGGTGATCTTGATCACTACTTACAATCAATCCGAGATACAGGCGAAGAGCGAGTAAAAAAGTTCCGTTTGGCTTGGGATTTAACGATGAGTAGTTTTGGCACAAGACAAACACTTTATGAACGCTTTTTCTTTGGTGACCCTGTACGTTTAACTAGCCTGCTCTATCAGTCTTATCATCGGGAGTATTTCGTTCAGAGAGTGGAAGATTTCTTGAAGAGTGATTGA